The Naumovozyma dairenensis CBS 421 chromosome 3, complete genome genome has a window encoding:
- the MSN5 gene encoding karyopherin MSN5 (similar to Saccharomyces cerevisiae MSN5 (YDR335W); ancestral locus Anc_5.386): MEFLGANQIISVLETIYSPTASNEERLESQKFLDQVKLQDESPFWGFQLAMNNPHNYIVIHYGLGLLGNSLKKDWDKYDQVKRVTLRNWIKDLCFKVTAEYPRYIKEKLALLWVEVAKRTWGELLRGGDEQITETVMETSWCNMDHDLSDLWSMSEASRELSLIIFRILFEDVFLLEDMVMLKRMTILQPLCVMLVSPIDVFAKKYKFTEKWMLFKWGQTGWFQLWVKELNEALNGSNSEYVIRLLETLKTCLNWPLSDVIIDSDILSSLFGCFMSGIPKAQSMALDSMHILLTRPYNNEEHNLHVINKVFDNMDILSTVYDSLQFDPNEGIDEDKYPIIKKFVDMISCLYVCILKVKNDNGQINKYLRLVLKATAHPSLIVSGLTLDLWCSCLRNDDVLPMLTDFVIPQLLNFSADALVYYEQIDNHVSKLFSDVDFQSKTEFQTFCSTYRKRIRDIIRLISCVKLDFTYTWLTSRLNDYFSSIYGQQVLSSTFLDRKSEPYLSALSQFMIIECFINGCIRWKIWYPNGSDYDEKLNEILYKLELLSNQLIALNIREPLLLKKEIQNFALFLTMLKDNVLFTLLEKIITTATMDYPGLNLEERNDESDAVRDLRYACGIELNRMALLMPESLKEIFPDIENVVAKILPNLSYHEKISFKSFLLTIILKSSLDHKEERFAAIVDPELSAWSDKDTVVGLTDLPWFMERLGIVQIAEYFQNRGIDESRDLLSIDIDEEGKKLKSELTKRWQTLFPVRATRMFIHYSMQSVKKDEDLKILQKMWRPRIVPILPYIMRLLYQLQSYHDPENWKQLPSIVQSFVKYSTIERFWEAGASNKSKDEFIDEHMKAMQTLRDFADSVGHIVRYTREYTLLVLGAISSLGNVFYEVEEAPQLLLDSIAIYKPDTGMISPGVSTHGWKHIMNIAVRPILKNCPEECAPKFMAAFLPKLFETLDLLLCQKWEPYMVDNDVMQAARDDEEMTEEILEENLLRQFTTVVVLILIDSFGQHGHSSKTKPNPHQLLLRNIVFNDINILAPFLTLLNHLIGFKDTKCSFNAILILKSCLSEVLIKDPNVDHFFTVEVMQTLIKRFLVDNGQKDAFYELLYVFTTLFLTLCKEYKSTRDFLYNVSRGYDIDALYNNLKEVDDYKAQRLLMYDFFDWIRTVNGKNDVNDDESLALHEKKRLERRDAVLKRAAERLVKKNKPNADVLDDPSTEDGAIGTLFENT; encoded by the coding sequence ATGGAATTTTTAGGAGCTAATCAAATCATATCAGTATTAGAAACTATATATTCTCCAACAGCAAGTAATGAAGAACGATTAGAGAGTCAGAAGTTCCTTGATCAAgtaaaattacaagatgaaTCTCCATTTTGGGGGTTCCAATTAGCCATGAATAATCCACATAATTATATTGTGATCCATTATGGATTAGGTTTATTAGGTAATTCACTGAAAAAAGATTGGGACAAGTATGACCAAGTTAAGAGAGTTACATTGAGAAATTGGATTAAAGATTTATGCTTTAAAGTAACTGCAGAATATCCAAGATATATTAAAGAGAAACTAGCTCTTCTATGGGTTGAAGTTGCTAAGAGAACATGGGGGGAGCTACTAAGAGGCGGAGATGAGCAAATCACCGAAACTGTTATGGAAACATCTTGGTGCAATATGGACCATGATTTATCGGACCTTTGGAGCATGTCAGAGGCCTCTCGAGAATTAAGTTTGATTATCTTCAGAATTCTATTTGAAGATGTATTCTTACTAGAAGATATGGTTATGTTAAAGAGAATGACTATTCTTCAGCCGCTATGTGTAATGCTTGTTTCTCCCATTGATGTTTTtgcaaaaaaatataaatttacTGAAAAATGGATGCTTTTTAAATGGGGACAAACAGGTTGGTTTCAACTTTGggttaaagaattaaatgaagCATTAAATGGATCAAACTCCGAGTATGTGATAAGACTTTTGGAAACTCTGAAAACATGCCTGAATTGGCCCTTGAGTGATGTAATAATTGACAGCGATATTTTATCCTCCTTATTTGGTTGTTTTATGAGCGGTATCCCAAAGGCCCAATCTATGGCTTTAGATTCAATGCATATTTTGCTAACTCGTccatataataatgaagaacaTAATTTACATGTCATCAATAAagtttttgataatatggATATATTGAGTACTGTTTATGATAGTTTACAATTTGACCCAAATGAAGGcattgatgaagataagTACCCAATTATTAAGAAGTTCGTGGATATGATAAGTTGCCTTTATGTCTGTATCTTGAAAgttaaaaatgataatggtcaaataaacaaatactTAAGACTAGTCCTCAAAGCCACTGCTCATCCTAGTTTAATAGTCAGTGGTTTGACATTAGATTTATGGTGCTCTTGCCTAAGAAATGACGATGTTCTTCCTATGTTAACTGATTTTGTTATTCCACAGTTACTAAATTTTTCAGCAGATGCATTGGTTTATTATGAACAAATCGATAATCAtgtttctaaattattttcagaTGTAGATTTCCAATCAAAGACAGAATTTCAAACTTTTTGCTCTACATATAGGAAAAGAATTAGAGATATTATAAGATTGATCTCATGCGTTAAATTAGACTTCACATATACGTGGTTAACATCCCGATTAAATGATTACTTTAGCTCAATCTATGGGCAACAAGTATTAAGTTCCACATTTCTCGATAGAAAATCTGAACCATATCTGAGTGCGTTATCTCAATTTATGATTATTGAATGTTTTATTAACGGATGTATACGATGGAAGATATGGTATCCTAATGGATCTGATTATGATGAGAAACTGAATGAAATTCTTTATAAACTGGAACTCTTATCCAACCAATTAATTGCATTAAATATAAGAGAACCTCTGctattaaagaaagaaatacaGAATTTCGCTCTCTTTTTGACGATGCTAAAAGATAATGTCTTATTCACTCTGctagaaaaaattattacaacAGCTACCATGGACTATCCAGGATTAAATTTAGAAGAACGTAATGACGAATCAGATGCCGTTAGGGATTTAAGGTATGCATGCGGTATTGAACTAAATAGAATGGCATTGCTAATGCCCGAgtctttgaaagaaatttttccaGATATAGAAAATGTTGTTGCAAAAATTCTTCCAAATTTATCTTACCATGAAAAAATCTCCTTTAAGTCATTCTTACTTACGATCATACTAAAATCTTCATTAGACCATAAAGAAGAGAGATTTGCAGCAATCGTTGATCCAGAGTTGAGTGCCTGGTCAGATAAGGATACAGTAGTTGGCTTAACCGATTTACCGTGGTTTATGGAACGTTTAGGCATTGTACAAATAGCTGAGTACTTCCAAAATAGAGGAATAGACGAGAGTAGGGActtattatcaattgaCATCGATGAAGAGgggaaaaaattaaagtcAGAATTGACGAAACGTTGGCAAACATTATTTCCGGTACGTGCAACACGTATGTTTATCCATTATTCAATGCAAAGTGTTAAGAAAGATGAAGACCTCaaaattttacaaaaaatgtGGCGACCCAGAATTGTCCCTATATTACCCTATATTATGAGATTATTATATCAACTGCAATCCTACCATGATCCTGAAAATTGGAAACAACTACCATCGATTGTTCAATCCTTTGTTAAATATTCGactattgaaagattttGGGAAGCAGGGGCTTCAAACAAAtctaaagatgaatttattgatgaaCATATGAAAGCTATGCAAACATTAAGAGATTTTGCGGATTCTGTTGGTCACATCGTTCGTTATACAAGAGAATATACATTGCTAGTCCTGGGGGCAATTTCCTCCCTTGGAAATGTATTTTACGAAGTGGAAGAAGCACCTCAATTGTTATTGGATTCTATCGCTATATATAAACCAGATACAGGGATGATAAGTCCTGGTGTTTCCACACACGGTTGGAAACATATAATGAACATAGCGGTACGTCCAATATTGAAGAACTGTCCAGAAGAATGTGCCCCCAAGTTTATGGCTGCATTTTTACCGAAACTGTTCGAAACATTGGATTTATTGTTGTGTCAAAAGTGGGAGCCATATATGGTTGATAACGACGTTATGCAAGCAGCACgagatgatgaagaaatgacTGAGGAGATTCTAGAGGAAAATTTACTGCGACAATTTACTACAGTAGTGgtattgattttgattgATTCTTTTGGACAACATGGACATTCTTCGAAAACCAAGCCAAATCCGCACCAACTCTTGCTTCGAAATATTGTTTTCAACGATATCAATATCCTTGCACCCTTCCTAACTCTATTAAATCACTTGATAGGATTCAAAGACACAAAATGTTCCTTCAACGCTATTCTTATATTAAAGTCATGTCTGTCAGAAGTCTTAATTAAAGATCCTAATGTCGACCATTTCTTTACAGTAGAGGTTATGCAAACTTTGATTAAACGTTTTCTCGTCGATAATGGTCAAAAAGATGCATTTTATGAATTGCTATACGTTTTTACGACATTATTCTTAACTCTGTGTAAAGAATATAAGTCTACAAGagattttct
- the RPF1 gene encoding rRNA-binding ribosome biosynthesis protein RPF1 (similar to Saccharomyces cerevisiae RPF1 (YHR088W); ancestral locus Anc_5.385): MAAEEINIRNKQKRQQLFAELKDQKNKERHTMRRQRAKEERENPELKEKRLKENVTKTIDNMRVFDETINQPIEGDEDDLLQFFNNNNSEPPKIFLTTNVNARKCAYEFANVLIEVLPNVTFVKRKYGYKMKEIVDICNKRNFTDMVIINEDKKKVTGLTFIHLPEGPSFYFKLSSYVEVKKIVGHGRPTSHIPELILNNFQTRLGKTVGKLFQSIFPNDPEFEGRQVITLHNQRDYIFFRRHRYVFRNEEKVGLQELGPQFTLKLKRLQRGIKEETEWEHKPEMDKEKKKFYL, encoded by the coding sequence ATGGCGGCTGAAGAGATAAATATCAGGAATAAGCAGAAGAGACAACAACTCTTTGCAGAGTTGAAAGATCAAAAGAATAAAGAACGTCATACTATGAGAAGGCAAAGAgctaaagaagaaagagaaaacccggaattgaaagaaaaaagattaaaggAAAATGTCACCAAAAcaattgataatatgaGAGTATTTGATGAAACTATAAATCAGCCAATAGAAGGTGATGAGGATGATTTActtcaattctttaacaataataacagtgAACCTCCTAAGATATTTTTAACGACAAATGTTAATGCAAGGAAATGTGCTTATGAATTTGCAAACGTTCTTATTGAAGTCTTACCAAATGTTACCTTTgtgaaaagaaaatatggTTATAAAATGAAGGAAATCGTGGACATTTGTAATAAGAGAAATTTTACTGATatggtaataattaatgaagataagaaaaaagtTACTGGTTTAACTTTTATTCATTTACCAGAGGGACCATCcttttattttaaattgAGCTCTTACGTCGAAGTCAAGAAAATTGTAGGTCATGGTAGGCCAACGAGTCATATTCCTGAATTGATCttaaataatttccaaACAAGATTGGGGAAAACAGTAGGGAAATTATTTCAATCCATTTTCCCGAATGATCCAGAATTTGAAGGTAGACAAGTAATAACGTTACATAACCAAAGAgattatattttctttagaAGACATCGTTATGTGTTTagaaatgaagaaaaagttgGTCTACAAGAATTAGGTCCTCAATTCacattgaaattgaaaagattacaaagaggtattaaagaagaaactgaaTGGGAACATAAACCTGAAAtggataaagaaaagaagaaattttatCTCTGA
- the STE12 gene encoding homeodomain family transcription factor STE12 (similar to Saccharomyces cerevisiae STE12 (YHR084W); ancestral locus Anc_5.379), whose protein sequence is MISGLYHVSFGIISIMLQELILLNVAFIECKNLVEKLFKREKFEEGIFSDLRNLKCGIDAILEQPKSAFLQFLFKNICLKTQKKQKVFFWFSVPHDKLFADALERDLKRETLRQKSTTRSVMEPALSFNFNLLSDKTLYEQLIEYMDSQRRQPTSTNDTISDNNNNKNDRHNNYFPPHITMEGHHPSIYKTQTQSMTSLNDIIPLPLNDHNNEPLDNGISNIPPSSVTRSNEMISQPMNIPIPHDKDENGNNKSGTSSEDINIHLFDDVDDGDDGDDDDNNNEGEQKDVATNDEGVILHNDDEAFPLDYFPISVEYPNEVVEPFIDPFQQHQQQQRQIQHGIMSPNSATTSRSQQLPLMVQPSSFNYSNQDSLPPSSVFMNDLQQPQSASYLSTLVSPTLGSLSATRPHFMTNGEYYESLQNQQPLQLNTDEVTTIDEHLNNQEQEKNSDNNSKRLPYASDQQLYQQQQMAMYQMQPYANPYYPSIPARSITNTTVQEFPNKYLEPNGISTFGSYEFSPIQENFNTGFPLPQDHSVWGFVPQQAMQPPKSATLAHNQQFLPQQSSTTASGQIPPQLSFAYRTTPTTTIMNTQIATKPTDHQEVVELSKSRKSPYTSVKILQKLGKSNISLSSPTIPTFVSMKHNGRINKPLHIKPSSYQKQLSKISRHASNLSDKRELDKDASNHEGSADDDDDDDDNDENNDANDEFHKIVGDGSTGNNF, encoded by the coding sequence ATGATCTCGGGTTTGTATCATGTGTCTTTTGGAATAATCTCTATTATGTTACAGGAACTGATATTGTTAAATGTTGCCTTTATAGAATGCAAAAATTTGGTAgagaaattattcaaaagagaaaaattcGAAGAAGGTATATTTTCtgatttaagaaatttgaaatgtGGTATTGATGCAATATTAGAACAACCCAAATCAGCATTCCTACAGTTTTTATTTAAGAATATTTGTCTCAAGActcaaaagaaacaaaaggtttttttttggtttagTGTCCCacatgataaattattcgCTGATGCTTTGGAAAgagatttgaaaagagaaaCTTTAAGACaaaaatcaacaacaagatCTGTAATGGAACCTGCATTATCATTCAactttaatttattatcagaTAAAACATTGTATGAACAACTGATAGAATATATGGATTCTCAGAGACGCCAGCCCACTAGCACAAATGATACGATttcagataataataataataaaaatgacCGGCATAATAATTACTTTCCTCCACATATTACAATGGAAGGACATCACCCATCCATATACAAAACACAAACACAGTCAATGACATCCttaaatgatataataCCTCTGCCGCTGAATGATCACAATAATGAACCACTCGATAATGGAATATCAAATATACCACCGTCATCTGTTACGCGATCGAATGAAATGATTTCTCAACCAATGAATATTCCCATACCCcatgataaagatgaaaatggtaATAACAAAAGTGGAACCAGCAGTGAAGATATCAATATTCATCTGtttgatgatgttgatgatggtgatgatggtgatgatgatgataataataatgaaggaGAACAAAAAGATGTTGCAACTAATGATGAAGGTGTCATATTACACAACGACGATGAAGCATTCCCTCTAGATTATTTCCCAATTTCAGTGGAATATCCCAATGAGGTTGTGGAACCTTTTATAGATCCATTtcaacaacatcaacagCAGCAACGTCAAATACAGCATGGCATTATGTCTCCGAATTCTGCCACAACAAGCAGGTCACAACAACTGCCACTCATGGTCCAACcatcatcttttaattACTCTAATCAAGATTCCTTACCACCATCATCCGTCTTCATGAACGACCTACAACAACCTCAATCTGCATCTTATTTATCTACTTTAGTGTCACCAACATTGGGATCTTTGTCTGCAACCAGGCCCCACTTTATGACAAATGGAGAGTATTATGAATCATTACAAAATCAACAACCATTGCAATTGAATACCGATGAAGTAACTACAATAGATGaacatttaaataatcaagaacaagaaaaaaatagcGACAATAACAGTAAGAGACTGCCGTATGCATCAGATCAACAACTCTAtcagcaacaacaaatggCCATGTATCAAATGCAACCGTATGCCAATCCATATTATCCATCTATCCCTGCAAGGTCAATAACCAATACAACAGTACAAGAATTCcctaataaatatttagaacCTAATGGTATTTCAACATTTGGAAGTTATGAATTCTCTCCTATAcaagaaaatttcaatacaGGGTTTCCTCTGCCGCAAGATCATTCAGTATGGGGATTTGTACCACAACAAGCCATGCAACCTCCTAAATCTGCCACATTGGCTCATAATCAACAGTTTCTACCACAACAGTCTTCTACTACTGCAAGTGGACAAATACCTCCACAATTATCATTCGCGTATAGGACCACTCCCACGACTACAATAATGAACACACAGATAGCAACGAAACCAACAGACCATCAAGAAGTTGTGGAACTATCAAAATCAAGGAAATCTCCATATACTAGTGTAAAgatattacaaaaattaggaaaatcaaatatatcattatcatcaccTACTATACCCACATTTGTATCAATGAAACATAATGGCCGAATAAATAAACCATTACATATAAAACCAAGCTCTTATCAAAAACAGCTTAGTAAAATATCAAGGCATGCATCAAACCTAAGTGATAAAAGGGAACTCGATAAAGACGCTTCTAACCACGAAGGTAgtgctgatgatgatgatgatgatgatgataatgatgaaaataatgatgctaatgatgaatttcaTAAAATAGTAGGTGATGGGTCAACaggtaataatttttga
- the RTC3 gene encoding Rtc3p (similar to Saccharomyces cerevisiae YHR087W; ancestral locus Anc_5.384) has product MQLPFESAPTKSKTKIVKTQQDQRPPTKYAYRGERTDFIIFVRSEDAVKQYLEKPDISDLSKVVEVFQIFVNREAKGTTGELGEASSAQLQNEFGDYKKEEEVIDLILKKGESLGPENKLRGNYRNDTRS; this is encoded by the coding sequence ATGCAATTACCATTCGAAAGTGCTCCAACTAAATCTAAGACGAAAATTGTCAAGACTCAGCAAGATCAACGTCCACCTACAAAATACGCTTACAGAGGTGAAAGAACAGATTTTATCATATTCGTTCGTTCCGAAGATGCCGTTAAGCAATATCTAGAAAAGCCAGATATAAGTGACCTATCAAAAGTCGTGGAAGTCTTCCAAATCTTTGTTAACAGAGAAGCCAAAGGTACTACTGGTGAATTAGGTGAAGCTTCTTCTGCACAACTTCAAAATGAATTCGGTGACTATAAGAAGGAGGAAGAAGTCATTGATTTGATCTTAAAGAAAGGTGAAAGTCTTGGTcctgaaaataaattgagAGGTAATTACAGAAATGATACTAGAAGTTAA
- the NAM8 gene encoding Nam8p (similar to Saccharomyces cerevisiae NAM8 (YHR086W); ancestral locus Anc_5.382) produces MSFNQYQNYSRNVRPENSTYGETNYQRSNASYDYTRQQLQLQQQQPSVITSSPYVSSSSSSSSDPRNKKTQIYMGELDPTWTEATIKSIWKSLGEELINVKLIWNKNLGLNQGYCFIEFPSEQHASNALLKNGINIPEFPRKKVKLNWTSSSSASLQGSSNSGQVPSTSTNYSVFVGDLAANVTEGQLFDLFISRFQSTCHAKIVHDPVTRASKCYGFVKFNDLRDQQRALVEMQGIFLNGRAIKIGTTTGGSAHTNTDNNALAPNIANSGGKSRFQGTTTNSPSSPANIGRGNTSNYRLTSLSSQFIFPVQQQPPLNHFTDPNNTTVFVGGLSSMVTEEQLRHCFQPFGTIIYVKIPIGKGCGFVQYFDRISAETAILRMQGFPIGNSRIRLSWGRSSRQQGQALAQPVLQEPIYGYVPNPDVPNTFNSTNTSNIDRNNYLPGFQELRYSNLPTNDTISNHNNSIIDNNVTTQNDISKNGISAYDRLERGSNGFTFI; encoded by the coding sequence ATGTCATTCaatcaatatcaaaattattctCGTAATGTTAGACCTGAAAACAGTACATATGGTGAAACAAATTACCAACGATCAAATGCAAGTTACGATTATACACGACAACAGCTGCAACtgcagcaacaacaaccatcTGTCATAACTTCTTCACCATACGtgtcatcttcatcttcatcttcatctgatCCACGTAATAAGAAGACCCAAATATACATGGGTGAATTAGATCCCACTTGGACAGAAGCTAcaattaaatcaatatgGAAATCTCTTGGGGAAGAACTAATCAATGTAAAATTGATTTGGAATAAAAATCTTGGTTTAAATCAAGgttattgttttattgAATTCCCATCCGAACAACATGCATCAAATGCTTTGTTAAAAAATGGTATTAATATTCCTGAATTCCCTAGAAAAAAGGTTAAGCTAAATTGgacatcatcttcttcagcaTCATTACAAGGATCATCTAATAGCGGTCAAGTACCTTCGACTAGCACGAACTATTCCGTCTTTGTTGGAGATTTGGCAGCTAATGTAACAGAGGGacaattatttgatttgtTCATTAGTAGATTCCAATCAACTTGTCATGCTAAGATTGTTCATGATCCAGTAACGAGGGCATCTAAATGTTATGGGTTTGTGAAGTTTAATGATTTACGTGATCAACAAAGGGCATTAGTTGAAATGCAAGGAATCTTTCTTAATGGTAGAGCAATTAAAATTGGTACCACGACGGGTGGTAGTGCTCATACTAACACAGATAATAATGCTCTTGCGCCCAATATTGCAAACAGTGGTGGTAAAAGTCGTTTCCAAGGAACTACGACGAACTCACCATCTTCTCCAGCTAATATCGGTAGAGGGAATACAAGCAATTATAGATTaacatcattatcttcacaGTTCATTTTCCCTGTGCAACAACAACCTCCATTAAACCACTTTACAGATCCGAACAATACAACTGTATTTGTTGGAGGATTATCATCGATGGTTACAGAGGAACAACTTCGCCATTGTTTCCAACCATTTGGTACAATTATATACGTCAAGATACCAATTGGTAAAGGATGTGGATTTgttcaatattttgatagAATTTCCGCAGAGACTGCAATTTTAAGAATGCAAGGGTTCCCCATTGGGAattcaagaattagatTATCATGGGGTCGTTCTTCAAGACAACAGGGGCAAGCTTTAGCACAACCCGTTTTACAAGAACCTATCTATGGATATGTTCCTAACCCAGATGTTCCAAATACTTTTAACAGTACGAACACAAGTAACATTGAtagaaataattatttgCCAGGGTTTCAAGAATTAAGGTACTCTAATTTACCAACGAATGATACAATTTccaatcataataatagtataattgataataatgttacTACACAAAAcgatatttcaaaaaatggaaTTTCTGCATATGATAGATTAGAAAGGGGTAGTAATGGTTTCACATTCATATAG
- the SAM35 gene encoding SAM complex subunit SAM35 (similar to Saccharomyces cerevisiae SAM35 (YHR083W); ancestral locus Anc_5.378) has protein sequence MSPLTVPSPIKLLFDTFPLVTYPPINNQDTQRQNDIDSRTYPFTTINVENNGMIDKSFSLAVYNVYKHPKKNAILCTDPICQYLQFALCLKNNLKLPSNNNLSLIDKNPPSISISENNVITLSYLATPQRILPILIENKHNNVNDIAQESKTILTSVEYMVSSNKAIKPKEKLLLNLVDTTIQDCWISQFLFNVPSEQFHETYHYREHDNIDNLSHLLQQQKLSIANRNQFNLRNLELMNHLNSIVRTNSHKLQIDQLLQLLFERFKISMTQFENILKDKKQHSSSSSASSFLLSADHADKGKANISYLDLKLASYILCILNLHDKNILKKFVKESCPELIIHSEKVLSIFC, from the coding sequence ATGTCACCGCTTACTGTCCCTTCCccaattaaattattatttgatactTTTCCGCTAGTAACTTATCCGCCAATTAATAACCAAGATACTCAAAGacaaaatgatattgattcCAGAACATATCCGTTCACTACTATTAATGtggaaaataatggaaTGATAGATAAATCTTTTTCACTAGCAGTCTACAACGTTTATAAGCatccaaagaaaaatgcGATCTTATGTACTGATCCGATTTGCCAATATCTACAATTCGCACtttgtttgaaaaataatcttAAATTACCTTCTAATaacaatttatcattaatagaTAAAAATCCTCCCTCCATTTCTATTTCTGAAAACAATGTCATAACACTATCATATTTGGCTACTCCTCAACGAATTTTGCCaatattaattgaaaataaacataataatgttaatgATATAGCGCAGGAAAGCAAAACTATTTTAACATCTGTTGAATACATGGTATCATCTAATAAAGCGATCAAACcgaaagaaaaattattattgaatctAGTCGATACTACAATTCAAGATTGTTGGATTTCACAATTCTTATTCAACGTCCCTTCAGAACAATTCCATGAAACGTATCATTATCGTGAacatgataatattgataatttaagCCATTTATTACAACAACAGAAACTATCAATCGCTAATAGaaatcaattcaatttaagaaatttggAACTGATGAAccatttgaattcaattgtAAGAACAAATTCAcataaattacaaattgatcaattattacaactattatttgaaagattcaaaatatcaatgaCTCAATTCGAAAATATCTTGAAAGATAAGAAACAACActcgtcatcatcatccgcttcatcttttttattatcagCCGATCATGCTGATAAGGGGAAAGCTAATATCTCTTATTTGGACTTGAAGTTAGCAAGTTATATCCTTTGTATTTTGAACTTAcatgataaaaatattttaaagaaatttgtAAAGGAGTCTTGCCCTGAATTGATCATTCATTCCGAGAAAGTACTATCAATATTCTGTTAA